In the genome of Candidatus Hydrogenedens sp., the window GAGAATCGGTAACAACAATCTTCGGTGGAGTTTTCAACTGTTCTAATATTCGTCGGAGCTCCCTTTCTTTTACGACAACACACATAGCATCGTTATCTAACAAATCACGAATGGATTGAACCTGAGGCATAATAAGCCGTCCTTTAGGGGCTTCTTTATCTATAGGAACAACAAGCACCGCCAATTCGCCAGGACCTACCAAATCACCTAAAATCGTAGGACTATTAATAAAGTCTTCCGGGGCTGATGATATAAGTGCATTTTTAAGTTCACTAATACCTTCCTGTTCGGAAGCAATAGTCTTCACATATAAAACTTTCTCATTTTTTAATCTGTTGCACAATGTTTCATCAGGTTCTTGCAAATCTACTTTGTTAAACACGACTACGATAGGGATATTCCTTGACCTAAACTCGTTATACAATCCTTCTTCAAATTCACCCCATATCCCCGATTCTGTAACAATAACCCCTACATCCGTTCGGTCAAAAATCTGGCGTGTTTTTTGTATTCGCAATTCACCCAAAGCACCAATATCATCAATACCAGCGGTATCAATAAAAAGAATAGGGCCTAACGGAAGTAATTCCATGGGTTTTTCCACAGGGTCTGTTGTGGTTCCAGCAGTTTCTGAAACAATAGAAACATTTTGTCGTGTAATTGCATTAAGTAAACTCGATTTACCTACATTTCTTCTACCAAAAAGACCTATATGTAATCGAAATGATTTTGGTGAACCTCTGAACATATTTTATTCCTGAATTATCTTATTATTTGGGTTAGTAAAACCTAACTTTTGTAAGGATTCTGGGGCTAAAAGAGTATCGTATTCTTCAGGGGTTAAAATTCCTTCTTCCAATACAATTTCCCGAATACCTTTTTTAATACTGCTTGCTTTTTTCGCAATCATACATGCTTTCTCATATCCTATCTTTTGTATGAGTGCAGTTAAAGTTGCAGTAGAACTATTTACATAGGAACTACAAACCTCACGGTTGGGAATAATTCCTTTAACACATTTTTCTGCAAATAGATGGGTTACATTTGTCAGCATTTCAAGCATATTCAACAAACAATGAGCAATTAAAGGAACAAATGGGTTCAGTTCAAGATTTCCAGAGGAACAAGCAAATGTAATAGTCTGGTCAAAACCGAATGTGAGCATCGCCACCTGGCCTACAGCCTCAGGTAATACAGGATTTACT includes:
- the hydF gene encoding [FeFe] hydrogenase H-cluster maturation GTPase HydF, encoding MFRGSPKSFRLHIGLFGRRNVGKSSLLNAITRQNVSIVSETAGTTTDPVEKPMELLPLGPILFIDTAGIDDIGALGELRIQKTRQIFDRTDVGVIVTESGIWGEFEEGLYNEFRSRNIPIVVVFNKVDLQEPDETLCNRLKNEKVLYVKTIASEQEGISELKNALISSAPEDFINSPTILGDLVGPGELAVLVVPIDKEAPKGRLIMPQVQSIRDLLDNDAMCVVVKERELRRILEQLKTPPKIVVTDSQVFLKVVADTPPDVWVTSFSILFSRFRGDLITQVEGTLAIESLKPGDKILIAESCSHHPIADDIGRVKIPRWLMQYVGGKLEFDTVQRNDFYTDLTKYKMVIHCGACTLNRRAMLNRIMHCKKQGIPISNYGLTIAYSLGILERALEPFPSALEIYKQRTQKN